A stretch of the Vitis riparia cultivar Riparia Gloire de Montpellier isolate 1030 chromosome 13, EGFV_Vit.rip_1.0, whole genome shotgun sequence genome encodes the following:
- the LOC117927669 gene encoding putative disease resistance protein RGA3 — MKNVVCVEDALRANMKDKKYLDELSLNWGNGISDDVIQSGVIDDDILNKLQPHPNLKKLSIISYPGVTFPDWLGDLSFSNLGSLQLSGCENCSTLPPLGQLPCLEHLGISNMKGVVRVGSEFYGTSSSLQPSFPSLHTLSFDHMSNWEKWLCCGGRHGEFPRLQKLSIQFCPKLTGELPIHLSSLKELNLQCCPQLLVPTLNVPAARTLQLKRQTCVFTAIQTSEIEISNVSQLKKLPVLPHNLYVRKCDSVESLLEEEILQANMHYLMIYNCSFSRSPSKVGLPTTLRSLLIFHCTKVDLLLPKLFRCHHPVLEILTISGGACDSLSLSFSMLDFFPRLTNLHIFDLEGLEELCISISEGDPTSLRQLKINGCPNLVYIQLPALDSMCHEICYSSNLKLLAYTHSSLQKLHLEDCPELLLHREGLPSNLRELEILGCNQLTSQVDWDLQRLTSLTHFTIRGGCEDVELFPKECLLPSSLTYLSIANLPNLKFLDSKGLQQLTSLLQLHIQNCPELQFSTGSVLQRLISLKKLGIYMCERLQSLTEAGLHHLTTLEALCIIGCPKLQYLTKERLPDSLSYLKVYNCPSLGQRCQFEKGQEWRYISHIPKIVIDDVLF; from the coding sequence atgaagaatgtgGTATGCGTTGAGGATGCATTACGGGCCAATATGAAGGATAAGAAATACCTTGATGAGTTGTCCTTGAATTGGGGTAACGGGATTAGTGATGATGTTATACAAAGTGGTGTAATAGATGATGATATTCTCAACAAGTTACAACCtcatccaaatttaaaaaagcTCTCCATCATAAGTTATCCTGGTGTAACATTTCCAGATTGGCTTGGTGATCTTTCATTCTCGAATCTTGGGTCCCTTCAGCTTTCGGGTTGTGAGAATTGCTCAACGTTGCCGCCACTTGGGCAGCTACCTTGTCTTGAACATCTAGGGATCTCAAACATGAAAGGAGTAGTGAGGGTGGGTAGTGAGTTTTATGGAACTTCTTCCTCGCTTCAGCCCTCCTTCCCATCCCTGCACACCTTATCATTTGACCATATGTCcaattgggagaaatggttATGTTGTGGAGGCAGACATGGAGAATTCCCTCGTCTCCAGAAGCTTTCTATACAGTTCTGTCCCAAACTCACTGGGGAATTACCAATACACCTTTCTTCATTGAAGGAACTTAACCTTCAGTGTTGTCCACAGCTGCTTGTGCCTACACTCAACGTTCCTGCTGCCCGTACATTGCAGTTGAAAAGGCAAACTTGTGTGTTCACAGCTATTCAAACTtcagaaattgaaatttcaaatgtCTCTCAATTGAAAAAACTTCCAGTGCTACCCCACAATCTCTACGTTAGAAAATGTGATTCTGTGGAGTCTCTACTGGAGGAGGAAATCCTGCAGGCCAACATGCactatttgatgatttataacTGCTCTTTTTCCAGGTCCCCGAGCAAAGTTGGTTTACCCACTACATTGAGATCACTATTGATCTTTCACTGTACCAAAGTGGACCTTCTTCTACCTAAGTTGTTCAGATGCCATCACCCGGTTCTCGAAATTCTAACAATCAGTGGCGGTGCCTGTGATTCTCTCTCGTTGTCCTTCTCAATGTTGGACTTCTTCCCCAGGTTGACTAATCTCCATATATTTGATCTTGAGGGGCTTGAGGAGCTCTGCATCTCGATTTCAGAGGGGGATCCCACATCTCTTCGTCAATTGAAAATCAATGGGTGCCCTAATCTTGTATACATCCAACTGCCCGCTCTCGACTCGATGTGCCATGAGATTTGTTATTCCTCCAATCTCAAATTGCTGGCGTACACCCATTCATCTCTGCAGAAACTGCATTTAGAGGATTGTCCAGAATTGTTGTTGCACAGAGAGGGTTTGCCTTCCAACCTAAGGGAACTTGAAATATTAGGCTGCAACCAACTCACGTCACAGGTGGACTGGGATTTGCAAAGACTGACCTCTCTTACTCATTTCACAATCAGAGGTGGATGTGAAGACGTGGAATTATTTCCCAAGGAGTGCCTGCTGCCCTCTTCTCTAACTTATCTTTCAATCGCGAATCTTCCAAATCTCAAGTTTCTTGACAGCAAAGGGCTTCAGCAACTCACCTCTCTTCTACAATTACACATCCAGAATTGCCCTGAGCTCCAATTCTCGACTGGATCTGTTCTTCAACGCCTTATCTCTCTCAAGAAATTAGGAATCTACATGTGTGAAAGGCTCCAATCCTTGACAGAAGCGGGTCTTCACCACCTCACCACTCTTGAAGCCTTATGTATCATCGGTTGCCCTAAGCTCCAATACTTGACAAAAGAGAGACTGCCAGACTCCCTCTCTTATCTGAAGGTCTACAATTGTCCTTCACTGGGACAACGGTGCCAATTCGAGAAAGGGCAAGAATGGCGTTATATATCTCACATTCCAAAAATAGTGATCGATGATGTGCTATTTTAA
- the LOC117927670 gene encoding putative disease resistance RPP13-like protein 1, translating into MADALLSASLQVLFDRLASPELINFIRRKNLSHDLLNELKRKLVVVHKVLNDAEMKQFSDAQIKQWLVQVKDAVYHAEDLLDEIATEALWCEMEGADSQTGGTHQAWNWNKVPAWVKAPFATQSMESRMKEMITKLETIAQEKVGLGLKEGGGEKPSPRLPSSSLVGESSIVYGRDEIKEEMVKWLLSDNARGNNIEVMSIVGMGGRGKTTLSQYLYNHATVKEHFDLKAWVCVSTEFLLISVTKSILVAIGCRPTYDDSLDLLQRQLEESVGNKKLLLVLDDVWDVESLDWESWDRLRTPLLAAAEGSKIVVTTRSEIVAKLMGAVSTHRLGELSPEDSWALFTKFAFPNGDSSAYPQLEPIGRKIVDKCQGLPLALKALGTLLYSKAQKREWEDILNSKTWHSQTGHEILPSLRLSYLHLSPPVKRCFAYCSIFPKDYEFDKEKLILLWMAEGLLHAGQNDERMEEIVALLGSLLNKDSKIT; encoded by the exons ATGGCGGACGCACTCCTCTCCGCTTCACTTCAAGTTCTATTCGACAGGTTGGCTTCTCCGGAACTCATAAATTTCATTCGGCGAAAGAATCTCAGCCATGACCTCCTCAACGAGCTGAAGAGGAAATTGGTGGTTGTCCACAAAGTGCTCAATGATGCGGAGATGAAGCAATTTTCAGACGCACAAATCAAACAGTGGCTGGTCCAAGTTAAGGATGCTGTGTATCATGCGGAAGACCTGCTGGACGAGATCGCTACCGAAGCTTTGTGGTGCGAGATGGAAGGTGCTGACTCCCAAACCGGCGGAACTCATCAGGCGTGGAACTGGAACAAGGTCCCTGCTTGGGTTAAGGCTCCATTTGCTACTCAAAGCATGGAGTCCAGGATGAAGGAGATGATTACTAAACTTGAGACTATTGCTCAAGAAAAAGTTGGGCTTGGGCTTAAAGAAGGTGGGGGCGAGAAACCGTCACCAAGATTACCATCCTCTTCTTTGGTGGGTGAGTCGTCCATTGTGTACGGAAGGGATGAAATTAAGGAGGAGATGGTGAAGTGGTTGCTTTCTGATAACGCAAGAGGCAACAACATCGAGGTGATGTCCATAGTGGGCATGGGCGGCAGAGGCAAGACCACACTCTCTCAGTATCTCTATAACCATGCCACAGTGAAAGAACACTTCGACTTGAAAGCATGGGTCTGTGTTTCCACTGAGTTTCTGCTTATCAGTGTAACCAAATCAATTCTTGTGGCGATCGGTTGTAGACCTACTTACGATGACAGCCTAGATTTGCTTCAGCGCCAACTCGAAGAGAGCGTAGGTAACAAGAAACTTCTGCTCGTTCTCGACGACGTCTGGGATGTAGAGTCTCTTGATTGGGAAAGTTGGGATAGACTACGAACTCCACTCCTCGCTGCAGCAGAGGGAAGCAAGATTGTTGTGACGACTCGTAGTGAAATTGTTGCAAAACTCATGGGTGCAGTCAGTACTCATCGTCTGGGAGAATTAAGCCCTGAAGATAGTTGGGCCctatttacaaaatttgcatTTCCAAATGGAGATTCCAGCGCTTACCCTCAGCTTGAACCCATAGGCAGAAAGATTGTGGACAAGTGCCAAGGATTGCCTTTGGCTCTAAAAGCACTCGGGACGCTCTTGTACTCTAAGGCCCAGAAAAGAGAATGGGAAGATATTTTGAATAGCAAAACATGGCATTCCCAGACTGGTCATGAAATTCTTCCGTCTCTTAGATTGAGTTATCTGCATCTTTCTCCTCCTGTGAAGCGTTGTTTTGCTTACTGTTCAATTTTTCCCAAGGATTATGAATTTGACAAAGAGAAGCTGATTCTATTGTGGATGGCAGAAGGGCTTTTACACGCAGGACAAAATGATGAAAGAATGGAAGAGATAG TTGCGTTACTTGGATCTCTCCTCAACAAAGATTCAAAGATTACCTGa